From a region of the Dyella jiangningensis genome:
- the ispH gene encoding 4-hydroxy-3-methylbut-2-enyl diphosphate reductase translates to MDILLANPRGFCAGVDRAIAIVERALESYGAPIYVRHEVVHNRYVVDKLRADGAVFVEELDEVPDGATVIFSAHGVSKAVREEADQRGLKVFDATCPLVTKVHMEVARLGRTGRSVVLIGHAGHPEVEGTMGQWNPANRGEILLVESVEDVADLEPSFPHELSYVTQTTLSVDDTKAIIDALRAKFTDIDGPRKDDICYATQNRQDAVRRLADAVDLVLVVGSVNSSNSNRLRELAEKQGVPAYLIDGAEHIEQRWLDGVTRIGLTAGASAPEKLVKDVIARLQSWGAGAVRELDGEPETITFALPKELRIAGGASASL, encoded by the coding sequence GTGGATATCCTGCTTGCCAACCCCCGTGGCTTTTGCGCCGGCGTGGATCGCGCCATCGCCATCGTCGAGCGTGCGCTCGAATCGTACGGCGCGCCGATCTATGTGCGGCACGAAGTGGTGCATAACCGTTACGTGGTGGACAAGTTGCGCGCCGATGGCGCGGTCTTCGTCGAAGAACTCGACGAAGTGCCTGACGGCGCCACGGTGATCTTCAGCGCCCACGGCGTCTCCAAGGCCGTGCGCGAGGAAGCCGACCAGCGCGGGCTCAAGGTGTTCGATGCAACCTGTCCGCTGGTGACCAAGGTCCACATGGAAGTCGCCCGCCTCGGTCGCACCGGCCGCAGCGTCGTGCTGATCGGCCACGCCGGGCATCCGGAGGTGGAAGGCACCATGGGGCAGTGGAATCCCGCCAATCGTGGCGAAATCCTGCTGGTGGAGTCCGTGGAGGACGTGGCCGACCTCGAGCCCAGCTTCCCGCACGAACTCTCCTACGTCACCCAGACCACGCTCTCGGTGGATGACACCAAGGCCATCATCGACGCGCTGCGTGCGAAGTTCACGGACATCGATGGCCCGCGCAAGGACGACATCTGCTACGCCACCCAGAACCGCCAGGATGCCGTACGCCGCCTGGCCGATGCCGTGGATCTGGTGCTGGTGGTGGGTTCGGTCAACAGCTCCAACTCCAACCGCCTCCGCGAGCTGGCGGAAAAGCAGGGCGTGCCCGCCTATCTCATCGACGGTGCCGAACACATCGAGCAGCGCTGGCTCGACGGCGTCACCCGCATCGGCCTCACCGCCGGCGCGTCCGCGCCCGAAAAGCTGGTCAAGGACGTGATCGCCCGCCTGCAGTCCTGGGGCGCCGGTGCCGTGCGTGAGCTGGACGGCGAACCCGAAACCATCACCTTCGCACTGCCGAAGGAACTGCGCATCGCCGGCGGCGCCTCCGCCAGCCTCTGA
- the ileS gene encoding isoleucine--tRNA ligase, whose protein sequence is MTQDYKNTINLPQTEFPMRGDLPKREPKWLADWQQVNRYVQIQERAANRDKVFVLHDGPPYANGAIHLGHAVNKVLKDVVVKSRLLAGYRAPYVPGWDCHGLPIEVAVEKKFGRVGDKLDAAAFRQKCREYAQQQIDLQRTDFKRLGVLGDWENPYRTMDFKYEADMVRALAKIVGNGHVVRGAKPVYWCFDCGSALAEAEIEYADKTSPAVDVAYDAVDAKALAQKFGVDAGNAIVAIPIWTTTPWTLPESLAVSLGGELEYALIEGPSRDGHRVLLVVASALVEKVAQRYGIDGEAKVLGHVAGQSLEGVLLKHPFYAREVPVLIGDHVSAEDGTGAVHTSPDHGVEDFVVSRKYGIETLNYTEARGTYRADTPAALDGTVIAGKHLWKANDEIVELLRRRGVLLAFAKIEHSYPHCWRHKTPVIFRTTPQWFISMEKEGLRPTALDAIKHVRWVPGWGEERIAGMVGDRPDWCISRQRTWGVPIALFIHKGTQEPHPDSVALLEQVAKRVEQGGIDAWYALDAAELLGDQAKDYEKVLDVLDVWFDSGVSHFAVVGQRAELQQGKASSYKVMYLEGSDQHRGWFQSSLLTSSAMFARAPYNDVLTHGFTVDAQGRKMSKSLGNGIEPQDIMKNLGADILRLWICSTDYRNEMSLSDEILKRVSDTYRRIRNTARFLLGNLDGFDPAKHLVPVEESLLLDQWAVQQAYDVQQAVMAAYDRYDFPEIVQRVQNFCTNELGALYLDITKDRLYTMPTDSHGRRSAQSAMYRIAEALVRWLAPVLSFTAEEIWQYLPGERSESVLFETWYEGLAATQGSPEQRRYWSDLLAIRETASRVLEGMRKGEQIGASLEAKLAIHADPAIVARYQPAASELRFFFITSDLRLDLAGGQPADAVLTELEGADVWVSATVSDAAKCVRCWHRRDDVGTHGNHPELCDRCISNVEGPGEDRRWF, encoded by the coding sequence ATGACCCAGGACTACAAGAACACCATCAACCTGCCGCAGACGGAATTCCCGATGCGCGGCGACCTGCCCAAGCGCGAGCCCAAGTGGCTGGCCGACTGGCAACAGGTGAACCGCTACGTGCAGATCCAGGAGCGCGCGGCCAACCGCGACAAGGTGTTCGTGCTGCACGACGGCCCGCCGTACGCCAACGGCGCGATCCACCTGGGCCATGCGGTGAACAAGGTGCTCAAGGACGTGGTGGTGAAGTCGCGCCTGCTGGCCGGCTATCGCGCGCCGTACGTGCCGGGCTGGGATTGCCACGGCCTGCCGATCGAAGTGGCGGTGGAAAAGAAGTTCGGCCGCGTGGGGGACAAGCTCGATGCCGCCGCGTTCCGCCAGAAGTGCCGCGAATACGCCCAGCAGCAGATCGACCTGCAGCGCACCGACTTCAAGCGCCTGGGCGTGCTGGGCGATTGGGAGAACCCGTACCGCACCATGGACTTCAAGTACGAAGCCGACATGGTGCGCGCGCTGGCGAAGATCGTCGGCAACGGTCACGTCGTGCGCGGCGCCAAGCCGGTGTACTGGTGCTTCGATTGCGGCTCGGCGCTGGCTGAAGCCGAGATCGAATATGCCGACAAGACCTCGCCGGCGGTGGACGTCGCCTACGACGCGGTGGACGCGAAGGCGCTCGCGCAGAAGTTCGGCGTGGATGCGGGCAACGCCATCGTCGCCATCCCGATCTGGACCACCACGCCGTGGACGCTGCCGGAAAGCTTGGCCGTGTCGCTGGGTGGCGAACTCGAGTACGCGCTGATCGAAGGCCCGTCGCGCGACGGACATCGCGTGCTGCTGGTCGTTGCCAGCGCACTCGTCGAAAAGGTCGCGCAGCGCTATGGCATCGACGGCGAGGCGAAGGTGCTTGGCCACGTCGCCGGCCAGTCACTGGAAGGCGTGCTGCTGAAGCATCCGTTCTATGCACGCGAAGTGCCCGTGCTGATCGGCGACCATGTGTCGGCCGAAGACGGCACTGGCGCCGTGCACACCTCGCCCGACCATGGCGTGGAAGACTTCGTCGTCTCGCGCAAGTACGGTATCGAGACGCTCAACTACACCGAGGCGCGCGGCACCTACCGTGCCGATACGCCGGCCGCGCTCGACGGCACGGTGATCGCAGGCAAGCACTTGTGGAAGGCCAACGACGAGATCGTCGAGCTGCTGCGTCGCCGCGGCGTGCTGCTGGCCTTCGCGAAGATCGAACACAGCTACCCGCATTGCTGGCGTCACAAGACGCCGGTGATCTTCCGCACCACGCCGCAGTGGTTCATCAGCATGGAGAAGGAAGGCCTGCGCCCGACCGCGCTCGATGCGATCAAGCACGTGCGCTGGGTGCCGGGCTGGGGCGAGGAGCGCATCGCCGGCATGGTGGGCGATCGTCCCGACTGGTGCATCTCGCGCCAGCGCACCTGGGGTGTGCCGATCGCGCTGTTCATCCACAAGGGCACGCAGGAACCGCATCCGGATTCCGTCGCGCTGCTGGAGCAGGTGGCCAAGCGCGTGGAGCAGGGCGGCATCGACGCGTGGTACGCGCTGGATGCAGCCGAGCTGCTCGGCGACCAGGCCAAGGATTATGAAAAAGTCCTCGACGTGCTCGACGTGTGGTTCGATTCCGGCGTCAGCCACTTCGCCGTGGTCGGCCAGCGCGCCGAACTGCAGCAGGGCAAGGCATCGAGCTACAAGGTGATGTACCTGGAAGGCTCGGACCAGCATCGCGGCTGGTTCCAGTCGTCCTTGCTCACTTCGTCGGCCATGTTCGCCAGGGCGCCGTACAACGACGTGCTCACCCACGGCTTCACCGTGGATGCGCAGGGCCGCAAGATGTCCAAGTCGCTGGGCAACGGCATCGAGCCGCAGGACATCATGAAGAACCTGGGCGCGGACATCCTGCGGCTGTGGATCTGCTCGACCGACTACCGCAACGAGATGTCGCTGTCGGACGAGATCTTGAAGCGCGTGTCGGATACGTATCGCCGCATCCGCAACACCGCCCGTTTCCTGCTCGGCAACCTCGACGGCTTCGATCCCGCCAAGCACCTGGTGCCAGTGGAAGAGAGCCTGTTGCTCGATCAGTGGGCGGTGCAGCAGGCGTACGACGTGCAGCAGGCGGTGATGGCGGCGTACGACCGCTACGACTTCCCGGAAATCGTCCAGCGCGTGCAGAACTTCTGCACCAACGAGCTGGGCGCGCTGTACCTGGACATCACCAAGGACCGTCTCTACACGATGCCGACCGACAGCCACGGTCGCCGCAGCGCGCAGAGCGCGATGTACCGTATCGCCGAGGCGCTGGTGCGCTGGCTGGCGCCGGTGCTGAGCTTCACCGCCGAGGAAATCTGGCAGTACCTGCCAGGCGAGCGCAGCGAGAGCGTGCTGTTCGAAACCTGGTACGAAGGCCTGGCCGCCACGCAGGGTTCGCCGGAGCAGCGCCGCTACTGGTCCGACCTGCTTGCGATCCGCGAGACCGCCTCGCGCGTGCTCGAAGGCATGCGCAAAGGCGAGCAGATCGGCGCCTCGCTGGAAGCGAAGCTGGCGATCCATGCCGATCCGGCGATCGTCGCACGCTACCAGCCGGCGGCCTCGGAGCTGCGCTTCTTCTTCATCACCTCCGACCTGCGCCTGGACCTGGCCGGTGGCCAGCCGGCCGATGCCGTGCTGACCGAGCTGGAAGGCGCGGACGTGTGGGTCTCGGCAACCGTCAGCGATGCCGCCAAGTGCGTGCGCTGCTGGCATCGTCGCGATGACGTGGGCACGCATGGGAACCATCCGGAGCTCTGCGATCGCTGCATCAGCAACGTCGAAGGTCCGGGCGAGGACAGGCGCTGGTTCTGA
- a CDS encoding PilW family protein codes for MIGPADRRHVAGLSLIELMVAMVLGLLVSAGIVSVFLSTSASSRAQGQLAQVQEGGRYAIGRIVDDLRMANAQYCTSTGGTASTTSSGLSLDGLRAPVVYARNLQAALGASDLTTRWGATSGSNTYPSAPTAPYSLPSFFWMRGYDCSSTTCSPIDPPTSVLPSMGKSVDHRALGTGVLTLRYVDGSRGWALGASSYVVTDTAGSITSIHLAPASGEPPLTDLEPSDLVMLSDCSGGQVFAVSGKPDLTPDPSQNFTAPVARSSQAAPRLFDFNKDFATLTYFVKVVANDDGTTTGALIRKDRTGSQEMVRGVERLDFLYGVEDGNGHTRYLSAAEVDSNAGATIACPPSVPLPLERDPGCLWRAVKTIEVHLLMAAEKPLYTLTPREQMYAYQIDGISAPASPDASGRRVTPSAQGFVNQKLRREFIALVSVRNYNP; via the coding sequence ATGATCGGCCCTGCAGACCGTCGCCATGTCGCGGGCTTGTCGCTGATCGAGCTCATGGTGGCGATGGTGCTCGGGCTGCTGGTTTCCGCCGGCATCGTGAGCGTTTTCCTGTCGACGTCGGCCAGCAGCCGCGCGCAGGGCCAGCTCGCGCAGGTTCAGGAGGGAGGGCGCTACGCGATCGGGCGGATCGTGGACGACCTGCGCATGGCGAATGCGCAGTACTGCACTTCCACCGGCGGTACCGCGTCGACCACCAGCAGCGGGCTGAGCCTAGATGGGTTGCGCGCGCCGGTGGTCTACGCAAGAAACCTTCAGGCGGCACTAGGTGCGAGCGATCTCACCACACGTTGGGGGGCGACGTCCGGCAGCAACACCTACCCCAGCGCTCCGACGGCGCCTTATTCGTTGCCCTCTTTCTTCTGGATGCGCGGATATGACTGCAGCAGCACGACCTGCTCACCCATCGATCCACCGACGTCCGTGCTGCCATCGATGGGCAAGTCTGTCGACCACCGTGCGCTGGGAACCGGCGTGTTGACGCTGCGGTACGTGGATGGCTCGCGGGGCTGGGCGTTGGGGGCAAGCAGCTATGTGGTCACCGACACCGCCGGAAGCATCACGTCGATTCACCTTGCGCCCGCGAGCGGAGAGCCGCCGCTTACCGACCTGGAACCCAGTGACCTGGTCATGCTGTCGGACTGCTCCGGCGGGCAGGTCTTTGCGGTCAGCGGCAAGCCCGACCTGACGCCCGACCCCAGCCAGAACTTCACGGCGCCGGTGGCCCGTTCGAGCCAGGCAGCACCGAGACTTTTCGATTTCAACAAGGACTTCGCCACGCTGACCTACTTCGTGAAAGTGGTCGCCAACGATGACGGCACCACTACGGGCGCGTTGATTCGCAAGGATCGGACCGGAAGCCAGGAAATGGTGCGTGGCGTGGAGCGCCTCGACTTTCTCTACGGCGTTGAAGACGGCAATGGCCATACGCGCTATCTCTCCGCCGCCGAGGTCGACAGCAATGCCGGCGCGACGATTGCCTGTCCGCCTTCCGTGCCGCTGCCCCTGGAGCGCGACCCCGGCTGTCTCTGGCGCGCAGTGAAGACCATCGAGGTGCACCTGCTCATGGCAGCCGAAAAACCGCTCTACACCCTTACGCCGCGCGAGCAGATGTATGCCTATCAGATCGACGGCATCTCGGCGCCGGCTTCGCCCGATGCGTCAGGTCGTCGGGTGACTCCCTCAGCGCAGGGCTTCGTGAATCAGAAGCTGCGCCGTGAGTTCATCGCGTTGGTTTCGGTGCGCAACTACAACCCCTGA
- a CDS encoding pilus assembly PilX family protein, whose amino-acid sequence MSHQNFFRMGTARRARGTVLVVALIFLLLLTLLSIGASSHSLLQQRMAGGLRNAQQAEMGAEAALRGAEWRLWTASATSSALRCGKAVLTDCYLDDPSVGPAEAVRVFRTSQGWVTGYGTEYGAANGGIDFTRPAPDDGHAALAYNPRYLIEDLGPELPPDTGVQHESGASGAGGVGYTSTSRHIYRITARSTGGSANTVRVFESTFSAKGD is encoded by the coding sequence ATGAGTCATCAGAACTTCTTTCGCATGGGAACTGCGCGGCGCGCGCGTGGGACGGTACTCGTCGTCGCGTTGATCTTCCTGCTGCTTCTGACGCTGTTGAGCATCGGTGCATCCAGCCATTCCTTGTTGCAACAGCGCATGGCCGGTGGTCTGCGCAATGCACAGCAGGCCGAGATGGGCGCGGAAGCGGCGCTGCGTGGCGCGGAGTGGCGCCTCTGGACGGCAAGCGCGACCTCGTCCGCATTGCGCTGCGGCAAGGCGGTGCTGACGGATTGTTACCTCGACGATCCGTCCGTCGGTCCCGCCGAGGCGGTGCGCGTATTCCGCACGAGCCAGGGCTGGGTCACCGGCTACGGCACCGAATACGGGGCGGCGAACGGCGGCATCGATTTCACAAGGCCGGCGCCGGATGACGGGCACGCCGCGCTGGCCTACAACCCCCGCTACCTGATCGAGGATCTCGGCCCCGAACTGCCGCCGGACACCGGCGTGCAGCACGAGTCCGGTGCGAGCGGTGCCGGCGGCGTCGGTTACACGTCGACGTCCCGCCACATTTACCGGATCACGGCCCGCTCGACCGGCGGCAGTGCGAACACGGTGCGTGTCTTCGAAAGCACGTTTTCCGCCAAAGGCGATTAA
- the lspA gene encoding signal peptidase II: protein MKPKSNALSWLLLSVVVIALDQLSKWWALTALQPAGLPHPVIPGFLNWTLAFNTGAAFSFLASSDGWQRWFFVLLAVVISGVLVVWLHRTPRNDWKTAMPLALIVGGALGNLIDRLHAAQVTDFIQVYYREWSYPVFNVADCGITVGAVALVVFGLFAGKSRA from the coding sequence ATGAAACCCAAATCCAACGCCCTTTCCTGGCTACTGCTCTCGGTGGTCGTCATCGCTCTCGACCAGCTGAGCAAGTGGTGGGCGCTCACCGCACTGCAGCCGGCTGGCCTGCCGCACCCGGTGATTCCCGGTTTCCTCAACTGGACGCTGGCGTTCAACACCGGCGCCGCCTTCAGCTTCCTCGCCAGCAGCGATGGCTGGCAGCGCTGGTTTTTCGTATTGCTGGCGGTCGTGATCAGCGGGGTGCTGGTGGTGTGGCTGCATCGCACCCCGCGTAACGACTGGAAGACAGCGATGCCGTTGGCCCTGATCGTGGGCGGCGCACTGGGCAATCTCATCGACCGCCTGCACGCGGCCCAGGTGACCGATTTCATCCAGGTGTACTACCGCGAGTGGAGCTACCCGGTGTTCAACGTGGCCGATTGCGGCATCACCGTCGGTGCGGTTGCGCTCGTCGTTTTCGGCCTGTTTGCCGGCAAATCCAGGGCCTGA
- a CDS encoding pilus assembly protein, producing MVLLIGAAGMRTQAGTVDLSATPPELTPAVAPNIILTYDDSNSMRKTFVPGYLDGDIAYGAYSGFITDPITGGRMCGWYSADASKVVHPWNFSPAVNTIYYDEQLTYVAPKHPDGSAMDPGSFTAAWEDGIAANTGGTRAVRNLLTDYAIYWWGGNTIQPEAIYPASKSHPASMQCKVDDGYMPFPFADPDGNNAHAFFYRFLGDRASRRDLFDPRKYVAVDVSTLSDAQKKNFTIWYGFYRTRNQAARSALARALESVPRTIRVQWQRLTTGPLDNTAIIRPLTDETQFRKLMDFVYASQPSGGTPTRGAMTRVANYFSRSNTALSENNPYYDVASGRELSCRRNYSLLVTDGGWNENAGFTRDWSDATGAKGNVAVAPNPDQTITTLPDGRKYDPNSAAATIYGGGPSQRNLSGFADVAFHYWATDLRPDLKNDVVPYLPDRTTGITGASISTPMGSDPASLPDEVYFNPANDPATWQHLVQFVVTFGLDGVLDFPGDLTALRKGTKTWSDWASPPNDELLDTAAKTDDTWHAAINSRGELFNANNPQQLIDQIRQVINSIVARTGSSAAGAISHTVLGTDSTYFRTGFSSDDWSGVVQAVRVDESGNLGASRWNAGALLDARTGNADDRVILTSTAPGASHGAAFRGASVLEALHAVDAGFETGAAGNDRLDWIRGVRTKEGSAFRQRSSVLGAVVNAQAVYVAYPASGYRDTFPSRRSRPGEPAPEMAVGKDGRLLHSYEQFVADHLKRAPTLYVGANDGMLHAFDATTDGVDPASVDSAPKPGAERWAYVPYSVYGGLRGMSALTHFQYAPTVDGTPVVRDVYFSSGPLVGWHSILVAGVRFGGRGIYALDITDAGANEATGPSEKVLWEFHHTSASMAGDPSNLGYTFGRPNIGRLANGRWVVLVPSGYFPTGSTEPAAARHVSSLFVLDAQTGTLLKELRTPTLVAGMGITSDGLTSPVLGDYEGDQVDDVAFAGDLQGNVWRFDLSDEDASNWKVDLLFKPAVAGQRPVTVMPRLFPDPATRHFIVLFGTGKYLGSSDNLVDATTQVQAVYGIRDPGTSRAMPVIEGTTPMVQQQLYEKGDVRGLTTHAVPLKDGAGNPVGGWYFLLQTTGVDGKQSNAGERVVVDATALFDSNRAIVTTLIPQKSDPCNPTTQGAVLVVDAATGGAASGVQLGPVGGWDDAYAHAGARITNAPTGGSLPAAIRVGGGQVYLPGITLSSDGSPFSVGDAIWRRRSWRALNNDQ from the coding sequence ATGGTGTTGCTCATCGGCGCCGCAGGGATGCGCACCCAGGCGGGCACCGTGGATCTTTCGGCCACGCCACCCGAACTGACGCCGGCGGTGGCGCCGAACATCATTCTTACCTACGACGATTCCAACAGCATGCGGAAGACGTTCGTGCCGGGTTACCTCGATGGCGACATCGCCTATGGAGCCTACTCGGGCTTCATTACCGACCCGATCACGGGCGGGCGCATGTGTGGCTGGTACAGCGCGGATGCGAGCAAGGTGGTGCACCCATGGAATTTCTCGCCGGCAGTCAACACCATCTACTACGACGAACAACTGACTTACGTCGCACCCAAGCATCCGGATGGCAGCGCCATGGATCCGGGCAGCTTCACGGCGGCCTGGGAAGACGGCATCGCCGCGAATACGGGCGGCACGCGCGCTGTTCGCAACCTGCTCACCGACTACGCCATCTACTGGTGGGGCGGCAATACGATCCAGCCCGAGGCGATCTATCCGGCCAGCAAAAGTCATCCGGCGTCCATGCAATGCAAGGTCGACGATGGCTATATGCCGTTTCCATTCGCTGATCCCGATGGCAACAACGCCCACGCCTTCTTCTATCGCTTCCTGGGCGATCGCGCGAGCCGGCGCGACCTGTTCGATCCACGCAAGTACGTGGCGGTCGATGTGTCGACCCTGAGCGACGCGCAGAAGAAGAACTTCACGATCTGGTACGGCTTTTACCGGACCCGCAACCAGGCGGCACGCTCGGCGCTTGCGCGCGCACTGGAAAGCGTGCCGCGTACCATCCGTGTCCAGTGGCAACGACTGACTACCGGCCCGCTGGACAACACCGCCATCATTCGTCCTCTGACCGATGAAACGCAGTTCCGGAAGCTGATGGACTTCGTCTATGCCAGCCAGCCTTCCGGCGGTACGCCCACGCGCGGCGCGATGACCAGGGTCGCCAACTATTTCAGCCGCTCCAACACCGCCTTGTCGGAGAACAATCCGTACTATGACGTGGCGTCCGGCAGGGAGCTGAGCTGCCGCCGCAATTACAGCCTGCTGGTCACCGATGGCGGATGGAACGAAAACGCCGGGTTCACCAGGGACTGGTCGGACGCCACGGGGGCGAAAGGCAATGTGGCCGTCGCGCCGAACCCGGATCAGACAATCACCACCTTGCCGGACGGCCGCAAGTACGATCCGAACAGTGCCGCCGCGACCATCTATGGCGGTGGGCCCTCGCAGCGAAACCTGTCCGGCTTTGCCGACGTGGCCTTCCATTACTGGGCCACGGACCTGCGGCCGGATCTCAAGAACGACGTGGTGCCTTATCTCCCCGACAGGACCACGGGCATCACGGGAGCCTCGATCTCGACGCCCATGGGTAGCGATCCGGCATCGTTGCCCGATGAGGTCTACTTCAATCCCGCCAACGATCCGGCGACCTGGCAGCATCTGGTGCAGTTCGTCGTGACGTTTGGCCTGGACGGCGTATTGGATTTTCCGGGCGATCTCACCGCCCTGCGCAAGGGCACCAAGACGTGGTCCGACTGGGCATCGCCACCCAACGACGAACTGCTGGACACCGCCGCGAAAACGGACGACACCTGGCATGCGGCGATCAACAGCCGTGGCGAACTTTTCAACGCCAACAATCCGCAACAGCTGATCGACCAGATCCGACAGGTCATCAACAGCATCGTTGCGAGGACGGGTTCATCGGCCGCCGGCGCGATAAGCCATACCGTGTTGGGAACGGACAGCACGTATTTCCGCACCGGTTTCAGCAGCGACGATTGGAGCGGCGTGGTGCAGGCGGTGCGCGTCGATGAGTCCGGCAATCTGGGCGCGTCCCGGTGGAACGCCGGTGCCCTGCTCGACGCACGCACCGGCAATGCCGATGACCGGGTCATCCTCACCAGCACGGCACCCGGGGCCAGCCATGGCGCGGCGTTCCGGGGCGCGTCGGTGCTCGAAGCCCTGCACGCCGTGGATGCCGGCTTCGAGACCGGGGCGGCGGGCAACGACAGGCTGGACTGGATACGGGGTGTGCGTACCAAGGAGGGCAGTGCATTCCGTCAGCGCAGCTCGGTGCTGGGTGCGGTGGTCAATGCGCAGGCGGTATATGTGGCGTATCCGGCGAGCGGCTATCGCGACACGTTTCCTTCTCGGCGCAGTCGCCCGGGCGAACCAGCGCCCGAGATGGCGGTCGGGAAGGATGGCCGCCTGCTGCACAGTTACGAGCAGTTCGTGGCCGACCATCTCAAGCGGGCGCCCACGCTGTATGTCGGTGCCAACGACGGCATGCTGCATGCCTTCGATGCCACGACCGACGGTGTCGATCCGGCCTCCGTCGATAGCGCACCGAAGCCAGGCGCGGAGCGCTGGGCTTATGTGCCCTATAGCGTTTACGGCGGGCTGCGCGGGATGAGTGCGCTGACCCACTTTCAATATGCGCCCACGGTGGATGGCACACCGGTGGTGCGCGATGTGTATTTCAGTTCAGGCCCGCTCGTGGGCTGGCACAGCATCCTCGTGGCGGGAGTCCGCTTTGGTGGCAGGGGGATCTACGCGCTGGATATCACCGACGCGGGAGCGAACGAGGCTACGGGGCCGTCGGAAAAGGTGCTGTGGGAATTCCATCATACCTCCGCGAGCATGGCGGGTGACCCGTCAAACCTGGGCTATACGTTTGGACGTCCGAACATCGGCCGCTTGGCCAACGGACGGTGGGTGGTGCTCGTACCCAGCGGCTATTTCCCCACGGGCAGCACGGAGCCGGCCGCAGCCCGTCACGTCAGTTCGCTGTTCGTACTGGATGCCCAGACAGGGACGCTGCTGAAGGAATTGCGCACGCCCACCCTTGTGGCAGGCATGGGCATCACAAGCGATGGTCTCACCTCGCCGGTGCTGGGCGACTACGAAGGCGACCAGGTCGATGACGTGGCCTTCGCTGGGGATCTGCAGGGCAATGTATGGCGCTTCGACCTCAGCGACGAGGACGCATCGAACTGGAAGGTGGATCTTCTGTTCAAGCCCGCTGTCGCCGGACAACGGCCGGTGACGGTGATGCCACGTCTGTTTCCGGACCCTGCCACGCGTCATTTCATCGTACTGTTCGGCACCGGCAAGTACCTGGGCAGCAGCGACAACCTCGTCGACGCCACCACGCAGGTGCAGGCGGTATACGGCATTCGCGATCCAGGCACGTCGCGTGCCATGCCGGTGATCGAGGGAACGACACCGATGGTCCAGCAACAGCTTTACGAAAAAGGCGACGTGCGTGGCCTGACCACACATGCCGTGCCGTTGAAGGATGGCGCGGGGAATCCGGTGGGCGGTTGGTATTTCCTGCTGCAGACGACCGGTGTCGACGGCAAGCAGAGCAATGCGGGCGAGCGCGTGGTCGTGGACGCCACGGCGCTG
- the pilV gene encoding type IV pilus modification protein PilV — MDGQQYQRGVSLIEVLVAVFVFSIGLVGHAGMMVMSARSNQTAYLRTQVAYLANNMADRMRANPVGVWSGDYNSDDYPVSSGSTSCDAQTPCGPAAVAERDKVLWSRLLDSQLPDASARIQCRGMNAVGYNPSAQIGQRPPYGGSCRMTVSWTERGAGDRQHADAASQLFAWEFQP; from the coding sequence ATGGATGGCCAGCAATACCAGCGCGGTGTATCGCTGATCGAAGTGCTAGTCGCGGTCTTCGTGTTCAGCATCGGCCTGGTGGGTCACGCGGGCATGATGGTGATGTCGGCGCGATCCAACCAAACCGCCTATCTGCGAACGCAGGTGGCGTATCTGGCGAACAACATGGCCGATCGCATGCGGGCGAATCCGGTCGGTGTGTGGAGCGGCGACTACAACAGCGATGACTATCCGGTCAGCAGTGGATCGACAAGTTGCGACGCGCAGACACCCTGCGGCCCCGCAGCAGTGGCTGAACGGGATAAGGTGCTGTGGAGTCGCCTGCTCGATAGCCAGCTGCCCGACGCCAGCGCCCGCATCCAATGCCGAGGCATGAATGCGGTGGGCTATAACCCGTCGGCCCAGATCGGTCAGCGACCGCCTTACGGTGGCAGCTGCAGGATGACCGTGTCGTGGACCGAGCGCGGGGCAGGGGATCGCCAGCACGCCGATGCGGCGAGCCAGCTGTTTGCATGGGAGTTCCAGCCATGA